cactcaagtgactgagccacccagccgccccaagtTGCTACTTATTAACTATAATTTCCATCTGCTTTTAGTCACACTgtacttgggggcacctgggtggctcagtcgttaagtgtgtgccttcggctcaggtcatgatcccagggtcctgggatcgagccccgcattgggctccctgctccgcgggaagcctgcttctccctcttccacttcccctgcttgtgttccccctcttgctgtgtctctctgtcaaataaataaaatctttaacaacaacaacaaaaagaaatagtcaCACTGTACTTGAATATGAGATTGCAGATTCTTAGCCTTGCAAAACCTGTGTTTCCTATTTCAGGGCCAGGTCATGAACATTTCCGTGATGCTCCTCGCCCTGATCATCCCCCTCATGATGGTCATTCCCCAGCTAGCAGAGAACGTTCCTCTTCTCTCCAGGGCATGGACATGGCATCCCTGCCACCCCGAAAGCGTCCCTGGCATGATGGGCCAGGGACCTCGGAGCACAGAGAAATGGAAGCCCCAGGGGGTCCTTCTGAGGATCGAGGAAGCAAAGGTAAGCGGAGGCCAGTGATACTGTTCCACGAGAAAGCTGCCAGGAAAGCTGCGGGGACCACGGGAGGCCTCATTACCAGGGACagcccctccctcttttcctgttCCATCTGTTCCTGACAGGAAACCCAGGGTCCTTTCTCCATTCTACCCTCTAGGGCTTAGGCCGTGCAAAGGCACGTGTTCCCAAGTATGGTACAAATGCAGCTTTTTTGGACTCACACCATAGCCAGTCAGACCCCTTACTCGGGTGATTGCAAGCTCAGCCTCTGCATAAATCTCCTCCAGGTGCTTCCAAGAATTCCCTTCCCCGGTTCGTTCAAGTGTTCCCCTCCAGCTTTGTCAAGGTGccccagagcaggagagagactCCTACTCTCATTGGCAAACATGTTCTCCACCACTGGCTGCTCTTTGCCCTCAAGGGTGTCCTCAGTGACAGGAAGAATTGTCTTCCCGGGTTCCATGTTTTGTTTTAGCCTGGGTACGGAAGGAACTGCTAATGCCTAGAGTCACAAGCACTTTGAGGAATATGGTCTGGAAGGGGTTGTTTTCAGAGGGGGGCAGTAGATTATTTCTACGACTTGAAACTTTGGATCGTTATTTTAGAGGTAGCACTAACTTTAAGCCAGGCGCAGGAGCCACCATGCAGGTTAGGCTGGGCCACGCCCTCTGTGGTAGTTTGGAGGCTGCTAGGAAGCAGGCCTAATTAACCTGCCTCATGTTTATAGTCTCATTAcaaagttttgctttttgtgttttttttagattttatttatttgacagagagagacacagcgagagagggaacacaagcagggggagtgggagagggagaagcaggcttcctgccgagcagggagcccgatgccgggctcgatcccaggaccctgggatcatgacctgagccgaaggcatacgcttgactgaccacccaggcgccccaggctttttgtttttaatggtggTTTGGTTCTTCTCAAAGCAAAACCCTCAGAAACTACCTCATGTAACCAGTAGATCTCCCTACCTAAGCACACATTTTGTCACTTGTCAGTATGGGCACTCAGGACACCTGTGTAGGTACCTAGCCACGGCCACATGGCTGGTGTGGAAATGGCTTCCTAGCTGACATCTTCTCTGCCCAGGTACCTTCAGGGGGGCCTAGCCTGTGCTTTATAGGAAAAGCAGCcaatatttttcctttggctaGCTTTCCTAACCGCCTTGTTGTTTTACCTAGATTCAAATTCCACTCAAAAAGTTAAGACAAAATAAAGTCGGCAACAGTTTTCTGATAGTGCATTATGGGAGATATGGTCAAATCCTGTCAGCCcatgagaagaaaaatttaagtcAGAATTCTAATGTACTTAAAAGGTTTGTGTGTCCAAGTCTGGAACAAAAAAAACTGTCCCTGggagaaaaaattctaaaagctaggtggttggttggttgtttttaatgtttttgttttaaaagaaatactttatttcactatttgaaaggaaaacaaaagtgcCACATAGTTGTGGGATAATGATAGTAAAACCTATTGTAATTAACATCCACAGTTTGTATTTCTTAGTTGCTTCCAAAGTCTGTGCTTTTCaagtcttccccccccccccccgcaatagAATAACAACCCCCCAtacccccactccccctccctccccaccagtgGCATAAGAGGGTGAAGATGCACGCTAGAGTACAGACATGGCCCAGTGTGGTCTGTGACTCCCAGAGGTGCTCCAAGTTCACTTCTGGGTTTCCCACCATTTCCATCACACACCCTGGGGAACATGTCTGGTTGTTGCTGAGGGGCAGGACCACAACCTGGGTGGGAATGAGATAGTGGTTGACTAGAGGGTAGAGGCACAGCTTCTAATGCTGCTGTCCTCAGAACTGTTTTTAAGACCCAGAGGGTTCCACTGTCGTCATTGAGTTTGTGCCGGGAGTTACTGATTAATAGTCtctgatagaaaaaaaagtaacGTGGAATTATTTTGATTCATTTCAGGCCGAGGGGGCCCAGGACCTTCCCAGAGAGTGCCAAAATCTGGGCGCTCCAGCTCCTTGGATGGAGATCACCATGATGGCTACCACAGAGACGAACCTTTTGGAGGCCCTCCAGGCAGCGGTACTCCTTCCAGAGGGGGCCGGAGTGGCAGTAACTGGGGGAGAGGGAGTAACATGAACTCTGGCCCGCCAAGGCGAGGAGCTTCAAGGGGTGGTGGAAGGGGTCGGTAGAAGCTGATTCCCCTGAGGCCTCTCTGGACAGTATTTAAGAACTTCTTTTGGACTTACCAAGACAAACAAAAGGAACCTGCACCATGTAGCCCTGAACTTTTTCTGGGGCAGCTGAATCCTAGGAACCCCTAATGAGGTCTTCAAGATGAAGAGACTGCTGCTGGCTACCCAGAGTAGCTGGCCTTGTTCTGTCCTGTCCACCCTCACTGCCCTAACTCCCATTGTTTTGTGAAGATAAAagctggaatcttttttttttttaattgtcacaaGACATGGAGCACCTCCACAAATTTAAGTTCATGTCCGATTGGAAATTTGTTTCTATATGTACAGTTTGTCAGAGAAAAAACATTAAGTTGTTTTTGTATGAATACAGAATGTGATTTACGCAAGAATTAACAGAAAACTAGTTGTGAAATGTTTGCCTTAAGGAAACCCTGTTTCCATTGCATCCAGTCAGCTGAGGGGGTACAATTATTGCTCCTATTTGTGAGCACACTTGATGGGTACCTCTGAGCCACTGAAGTTAATTTCATCCATGAACTTTCGGTCTTAAATTCTCATCTACCCATTCTGTCACACTTATTTTTGTAATAGAGTGAGACACTTTGAAACTATAACACAGTTTGAAAGTAGATTCAAAGCTGTAGTTTATACAGAAAATTATACTCTGAAGAAAAACATCTTCTGGCTGTCCAAGTAGGGGTTCTCCCTTGGGTGCATCTCCTGGTAATCATGCCTTAGACTTGAATTCCCTTGTTTCTGATGAGAGGAACATTAACTATACGCATCACCCTTCTGATTAAATCATGTCACAATTTAAGTTGAGAAGGAATGGACCAAATACCTCCTAAAACAATTCTGCAAAACCTTCTATACCAGTGTTTAAGGCCACGAATAGTTCTAAAGCCAGGAAGTTCcaacaaattcctttagttttaaataaatgtaacattTGGCCCAGTTTAGAAGCCAAAAGTTCAGTTTGATAACCCTGTATTTTCTCTACTGacccttattttgtttttgtaagaaaacttttattattcAAAGGATACTTCTGTGGCCACCCTAACATCTTTGGCACTGGAGACAGGTTCACCTGGCAAATGTAGTGGTGTTCGAAGTCTCGCAGTTGCTTAAGACAAGGGATGCTGGCATAGTTGGATAGCATATAAAAACCTCTTAATTAGTTCTCAATGTAAAACATTGTAAAAGCAAAGTTATTTCTGCAGAGTGAGAAAATGTCAACCACACACGCAGCTTTTTAGGGTAGTAAAACCTACAGACTACAAGTGAAtcattttcactttgttttgaaattaatttatcaGCATGTCAGTATAAACGCATGATTAGGAGGCTCAAGACTGCTTCAAGTTTGCAGAATATTCTTTATTTGCCCTCCACTGGCACAGCTTAAAAAGAAGTTGTAATCAAATTCTGATTAAGGTAAAATGGGATCCAGGGACCGAACCCATATCGAGATTAGACTTTTTCTAAGATGTGGTaagaaatttatcatcttaacatTTTAGGCCTCAActttaaaaacacagtatctcAGCAAGCAGATAACCAGATCATATTTTGAGAAAGAATTCCTTTAGAAAATCCTGAACTCTCTACACtgtaaatttattaaatacttagaatattttaaaacatcactaccaaaatacataaaaggtATTGTGCTTTGAATTTTACAAATGGCTAGATTTTTAGTGTttgaatttttgagaaaatgttgggaaaacgatttaaaaaatataacagcaTCAACATAAAAATGTACTAAACACTGTAAAATACTCAGTTGTGCAAATTCTAGAGAAATTGAGAACAGAAGGAGCAGTCAATGGCCCAAgtttttccagttaaaaaataagtcaCTCCCTAAAAACAGTCCATTTGCTTTTACTACAAACACCCTCTTGGTTGTTCCTCTTGAGGTAGGTAACCCTGTTTACTGATAAGGGAACAAGGCAGTAATTCTTAGAGAatactggggtggggggcctcaTGAAGTTGGGGCAGGGCTTAGGACACTGATCAGATCTAGGAATATAAATTGAGGTTGAACAAAGAGGCAATGCTCTATTGCTGCCTGACACACCTGTTTAGGCAACAGTGGAATCCAGTcccagaaaataattattttcaaattgtgCAATTAGGTGCACAAAAAAGTGGTTCTCAACCTAGCTGAACATGGAATCATCCGGAAAGCTCTAAATAATACTGACGTCTGGGTCCGCCCTCCACTGCTCCAGAGATTCTGGCTGAATGGATCTGAGGTTTTGCTCTTCAGGTAATTCCGATGTGAACTAAGAACCACTGACATAGAATTTGAAAAGTCTAAATACATCTATTTTCTAGTTAATATAGCTACTGACAAAATATGTAGTTTTTTGGACTCATCAGAATATCCAGTCCAAACTTTCTGGCAATACATTAGCATATACAATTAGGTCAGAGACAAGAGTAAATGCTGAACCTAAAAGGAAACTTGACAGATATGAAAATCTTACACTGCATTAGAATCAGCCTACAAAATgtaaattatagtttaaaaagcaGGTAATGGCCTTGTAGAAATCCATGGTTTCCATCAAATATAGAACTTTGGATGTAGAATTCTCTCGTCCAGCAGGAGTCCCCAGCCCAACCAGTTCTGCCCAGGAACCTCTCATAGCACTGAAATGTCCTGCTTCTTGGGGCAGACATTTCCCTTTTTGGTCCATTGCTTTCATGGTCTAATACAGAACCAatcttcctttaattttgtaAGGCACCATATTTACAATTtcactaaaaaaaggaaaaaccgaGGTAAGCCGTCTTAACTAAAGTACTTATATAAAACCCGGTGGCTAAATTTAGTGTTTAATTTGATACCCTTAAGAATCCACTtattgaatgaagaaaaaatttctaaaagccaaagaaaacaaaagcgtATTGTAGCTACGTTACTTCAATCTaccactggatttttttaaacGACAAAAGGTAAAACAGGTCTGAGGAAAGTCACAAGAGCAGCTAATTAAAACTGAggagccattcttttttttacagcGCTCAATCTAAAACCACGGTTAACGCAAAAGCAATTTACCATTAAGTTTTTCACAGCATATCACCAAGTCAACATCTCGTTTCATAGCACATGCTACCGAGTAAGGCGGAAAAACGCTGAAACCGAAGAGCTTCCGAACCGGCTCGAGTCTCAGTTTTAGAACGGCCGCTCAAAGACGTTGACGGGTTCGCTGGCACAATAACGGAGCAGCCTTTACCCAGCGCGATAGGGAAACCGGCGGGTGCAGTCCTCGGCTCAGTCCGCGATGCGCCCGGGGCTCGCTCCCGGTGGTCTCTCGACGGCGCATTCCGGGGGCCGGGCTCCGCGTCATGTCTGGACAGCGCGTCCTGGTCTGACGGCGCGTGCCCTGGGTTTCTCACACTGGCAGCGCCTTAGCGAGGCCGGCGCCCGGGCCCAGGCGTCCGAGCGCTACGCGCAGCGCCGTGCCTGCGCCCCAGGGCAGAAGCCCGAACAGCACGGTCAGCAGCGCGGCCACCTGCACGCAGGCGCCCAGCGCCGTGAGCAACGTACTGCGCAGCCCGAGGGCCGCGTACAGCGTGGCGCCCAGCGCGACCACGTAGAGCAGCGCGGGCCGCGACGGCGTCTCCTCGCCGCGCAGCAGGCGCCCGCACGCCGCGCCGCCCCGCAGGAGCGTCCCGCCCGCTAGCGCCAGCGCCGAGCCCAGCGACCAGAGCAGTGCGAACTTCCGGGCGCGCAGCAGCAGTACGGGCGCGTAGAGCGCAGCCAGGCCGAAGCAGAGCGCGGCCAGCAGCAGGCACACGCCGCTTGCCGCCAGCCGCTGCGCGCGCGTCACACTAGGTAAGCACACTGGGCCTGTCCCCACCGTTGACTCCGCAGGCTTCCGCGCCCATGTCCAGCGCAGGCCCACGCGGCCCAGCCACGCCCCCGCCGCGGGCTCTTCCGTCTTTTCTGCAGTGAGCAGCGGCTCCGCGGCCGCCAGCCCGCCGGCTTTACCCTGCGCCAGGTACTCCTGCAGCTGGCGGTGGAGGTCCGCCATGCTGGCCGGATCGGCCGCGGGGGGGTA
Above is a window of Neomonachus schauinslandi chromosome 3, ASM220157v2, whole genome shotgun sequence DNA encoding:
- the SFT2D3 gene encoding vesicle transport protein SFT2C encodes the protein MADLHRQLQEYLAQGKAGGLAAAEPLLTAEKTEEPAAGAWLGRVGLRWTWARKPAESTVGTGPVCLPSVTRAQRLAASGVCLLLAALCFGLAALYAPVLLLRARKFALLWSLGSALALAGGTLLRGGAACGRLLRGEETPSRPALLYVVALGATLYAALGLRSTLLTALGACVQVAALLTVLFGLLPWGAGTALRVALGRLGPGAGLAKALPV